The Lactuca sativa cultivar Salinas chromosome 2, Lsat_Salinas_v11, whole genome shotgun sequence genome includes the window CGATAAGCAACCCCGACTCAGTCGATAGGTACTTAGCTCCTAAATAAATTTAAGACCAATACAAAGATTAGCAAACATACAGTTTTCAGATTAGCAAACAAAGATTACCTGTCATGATGGCGATGTCTTGAAGGAGGGCTTTTCTTCTTTCACCAACTCCAGGTGCTTTAATGGCAGCGACCTTGAGGTCGCCTCGCAATTTGTTTACAACAAGGGTGGCTAAAGCTTCGCCAGTGACATCTTCAGCAATAATCAACAAAGGACCACCTAACTGATTTCTTTTCTCCAACAATGGGGTTATGTCTTTGTTTGAAGATATATTTTTGTCTGTGACCAACACTCTGGCGTTCTCGAATTCGACTGTTAATTTCTCAAGGTCAGTAacaaattgtatggagatgtatCCTCTGTCAATCTGCAAAATAATGGAGAAAATTAAATGGTTGATGATACAACACAGACAGAGTTGTTGAATTTGTCATTGACTGATGATCTAGTTTGAATTAATACTACATACCACCATTCCTTCTTCAACATCAACAGTTGTCTCCAAGGAGGATGACGATTCGATGGACAACTCACCATCTAGTCCAACCTTGTCCATGGCATCAGCAATGGTGGTTCCGATATCATCATTTCCAACAGACAACGATGCAATGGCTTTGATATCATCATGACCTTTAACAGGTGTGGCTTTCTTTTGAAGCTCCTGAACCAGAGCAGCTACAGTTTTGTCAATGCCTTTCTTCACTGAGACTGCATTAGCACCAGAGGTGACACTTGCGATACCGAGTTGGATTATTTCACGTGCAATAACCGATGCGGTTGTTGTCCCATCACCAGCTGACTCCTTGGTTTTGCTTGCAACCTATGAAACAAAACTTCAAAGTTGTCAAAACAAATTGTAGAAAAGATAAAGCACATGTATACAATAGTCAAACCTCTCTAATAAGACTAGCGCCAGCGTTTTCATTGACATTGGGTAGCTCAATAGAACTGCCAATTGAAAAGCCATCACTAACAATCTTTGGGGCACCACCATCTTTCACAATCACAACATCCCGTCCTATACAGAATAAGAATGGCAAtattatgaaattttgaaaatgacGCTTGCTGTAACCAACTAGTGCTCGTTAACCAGAAATTCATAAtcgaaaatttaaatttaaattaaagagCACTTAATAAACCATTAACGACTGATTGGTTAAGACAATAATAATGATAAGTAGTGATGATATGATACCTTTAGGGCCAAGACTAAGAGCAACGGCATCGGCAAGTATATTGAGACCGGCCTGTATACCCGCTCTGCCACTCTCATCATAGGCAAGACCGTAAGCCTGGGCGCGAACCGAGAACCGGCGAAAATGAGATTGCTTCATCTTCGGCGCAATCCGGAATTGACTAACACCTCCATTACCATTTCTCAGTCTCCCCTGCTGCTGTTGCTCATAACAACAGAATCccacataaataacacacataaAGATGGAACGATCAGATTTAACTCGAGTTTATACAAGAACATACCTGTTTATAGGAAGAGATTATAGAAGCTGTAGAAATTGCATTAGCAGATGCCATGAGAGAGTTGTTGAGTCGTAGATAAGAGCGAGGTGTTAGAATGGTGTTGTAGCAAAGAGTGAGGGTTGGGTTTTATGATGGAGTGAGAAGGGGCTGCAGAAGATTCGATTATCTTCCATATCCAGA containing:
- the LOC111901465 gene encoding ruBisCO large subunit-binding protein subunit alpha isoform X2, translated to MASANAISTASIISSYKQQGRLRNGNGGVSQFRIAPKMKQSHFRRFSVRAQAYGLAYDESGRAGIQAGLNILADAVALSLGPKGRDVVIVKDGGAPKIVSDGFSIGSSIELPNVNENAGASLIREVASKTKESAGDGTTTASVIAREIIQLGIASVTSGANAVSVKKGIDKTVAALVQELQKKATPVKGHDDIKAIASLSVGNDDIGTTIADAMDKVGLDGELSIESSSSLETTVDVEEGMVIDRGYISIQFVTDLEKLTVEFENARVLVTDKNISSNKDITPLLEKRNQLGGPLLIIAEDVTGEALATLVVNKLRGDLKVAAIKAPGVGERRKALLQDIAIMTGAKYLSTESGLLIENLSVEQLGRAKKITVSKNSTTISADSASKDKIESRISEIKKELSETDSVYDSEELAKRIANLSRKVAIIKVGTAIADQKTLFEDAKNATFAAIKEGIVPGGGAAFVHLSTLVPGIKETLDNADERLGADIIQKAIVAPASLIAQNAGIDGEMAVEKVKEGEWEMGYNAVSDKYENLVEAGVVDPAKVARSAIENSALVAGRVLINHGTLIENIMAMGDVAVV
- the LOC111901465 gene encoding ruBisCO large subunit-binding protein subunit alpha isoform X1, with product MASANAISTASIISSYKQQQGRLRNGNGGVSQFRIAPKMKQSHFRRFSVRAQAYGLAYDESGRAGIQAGLNILADAVALSLGPKGRDVVIVKDGGAPKIVSDGFSIGSSIELPNVNENAGASLIREVASKTKESAGDGTTTASVIAREIIQLGIASVTSGANAVSVKKGIDKTVAALVQELQKKATPVKGHDDIKAIASLSVGNDDIGTTIADAMDKVGLDGELSIESSSSLETTVDVEEGMVIDRGYISIQFVTDLEKLTVEFENARVLVTDKNISSNKDITPLLEKRNQLGGPLLIIAEDVTGEALATLVVNKLRGDLKVAAIKAPGVGERRKALLQDIAIMTGAKYLSTESGLLIENLSVEQLGRAKKITVSKNSTTISADSASKDKIESRISEIKKELSETDSVYDSEELAKRIANLSRKVAIIKVGTAIADQKTLFEDAKNATFAAIKEGIVPGGGAAFVHLSTLVPGIKETLDNADERLGADIIQKAIVAPASLIAQNAGIDGEMAVEKVKEGEWEMGYNAVSDKYENLVEAGVVDPAKVARSAIENSALVAGRVLINHGTLIENIMAMGDVAVV